In Equus quagga isolate Etosha38 chromosome 14, UCLA_HA_Equagga_1.0, whole genome shotgun sequence, one DNA window encodes the following:
- the LOC124225621 gene encoding nuclear envelope pore membrane protein POM 121C-like, with product MGGSQSRLCPSRPPQAPWGQRLPRGLRRLQPLHRTCRLPLAVRGHPAVHVPPLTRRTSCRNPATSHPRFLIAPPRWGALTRKILRSFLGVLSSICRPGHQNKAMLSALTPEKSCSSPSAEDKVTPCVVQEQGVTPMPPTTPRCAQDRSTDKMLLRTPGESRKETAEQEEDPPVIERQDDEGRGPDNPGEASSAFRPLGLQGGLCSIVPRPGPLQGTHHSMRSEDRSIHKSQTSCMSSCPRRNAITSSYSSTRGFPSVQRRMGPATAHTWLPQRPSEKVIPEGRGSPSAGSGLSHRKLQRGKDAPGQTESQSICSPIPDRSRPRKRKTPLLPSRHGAPLSLPPALELGFRVTVEDLASEKEAALRTIDSALRGETEAVRDHGTTQPSCSVSMPSAATAPPPAVPLAPSMTSEWGKRRKVQDTMGPLTILQTAGAATVGHPLWHRKHSSPGPLLSLSQPLPGTSSPSLPSPMSTLLTPASSLGSGRDELPARCPSALLPAPGPALGMESAIGSPTSACWAPAPAAASPPCFLLKSTWGHPRNGGGGGHSKPKAAVSAAADASSAFSAAWSTSPMCTDSPVSTSQRPPPITDPGAPPSTGLPIIPAGSSSPSPCISTGLAPWAAADTEVTPMDTTPAPQPLLEGSAAGSSGSISSPALALQMSPRDSMASVTSSLSPLRFCGRTPTPKLPTNPGAVAQSKSGAPDGQQHGATTLPSSLQKGTRAAPATPRAPTSAPGQPAGDSTTWAVFGVATPTPSILGTHSSTWPGLAATPAVFPSGTAHASGLAPATYKRSTVTHAGTRMRQPQSQFGSRSHVPFRLQVLVASKGFDSRSALSFLTRSFSALSLRAQTSVAPSTTHRYGGSLGQNTWGPPPQSVPMVTARPSTRQNPGSGCTTAPSSSRIPGGLCRKRRLTSG from the coding sequence ATGGGCGGATCCCAGAGCAGGCTGTGCCCCTCACGCCCACCCCAGGCACCGTGGGGCCAGCGCCTGCCAAGAGGGCTTCGCCGCCTCCAGCCCCTTCACCGCACCTGCCGACTTCCCTTGGCTGTCCGGGGTCACCCAGCTGTCCATGTCCCGCCACTCACTCGGAGGACATCCTGCAGGAATCCAGCAACTTCACACCCACGATTTCTCATCGCACCTCCCAGATGGGGTGCCTTGACCCGGAAGATCCTGCGCTCCTTTCTGGGGGTCCTTTCCTCCATCTGCAGGCCTGGCCATCAGAACAAGGCCATGCTCTCTGCTCTCACCCCCGAGAAGTCCTGCAGCTCACCATCTGCTGAGGACAAAGTCACTCCCTGCGTGGTCCAGGAGCAGGGAGTCACCCCGATGCCACCCACAACACCCAGGTGTGCTCAAGACCGCAGCACTGACAAGATGCTGTTGAGAACCCCGGGAGAGAGCAGGAAAGAGACGGCCGAGCAGGAGGAAGACCCCCCAGTCATCGAGAGGCAGGACGATGAGGGAAGGGGCCCTGACAACCCTGGGGAGGCATCGTCTGCATTTAGGCCgctggggctgcagggaggcCTCTGTTCCATCgtgcccaggcctgggcctctgcagGGAACCCACCACAGCATGAGGTCAGAGGACAGATCAATCCATAAGTCCCAGACTTCGTGCATGAGCTCCTGCCCCAGAAGAAATGCCATCACCAGCTCATATAGCTCCACCCGAGGGTTCCCATCAGTGCAGAGAAGGATGGGCCCAGCCACAGCCCACACCTGGCTGCCCCAGAGGCCCTCCGAGAAAGTGATCCCAGAGGGCCGTGGATCTCCCTCTGCAGGCTCGGGGCTCTCCCACAGGAAGCTGCAGCGTGGGAAGGACGCACCGGGGCAGACAGAAAGCCAGAGCATCTGCTCACCCATACCCGACAGGTCCAGGCCCCGAAAACGAAAGACCCCTCTGCTGCCAAGCAGGCACGGGGCCCCTCTGAGCCTGCCACCAGCCCTTGAGCTGGGATTTCGAGTCACCGTGGAAGATCTGGCCTCGGAGAAGGAAGCAGCACTGCGGACCATCGACAGTGCCCTGCGGGGTGAGACCGAGGCCGTCAGGGACCATGGCACCACCCAGCCTTCCTGTTCTGTCTCCATGCCTTCTGCAGCGACGGCTCCTCCACCAGCTGTCCCTCTGGCCCCCAGCATGACCTCAGAGTGGGGAAAACGCAGGAAGGTCCAGGACACCATGGGCCCACTCACCATCCTGCAAACTGCTGGAGCGGCCACTGTGGGGCATCCTTTGTGGCACAGGAAGCACAGCTCTCCAGgacccctcctctccctgtcaCAGCCCCTGCCAGGCACCTCTTCACCCTCACTGCCCTCACCCATGTCCACATTGCTGACCCCTGCTTCCTCCCTAGGATCTGGCAGGGATGAACTGCCTGCTAGGTGCCCAAGcgccctgctccctgctcctggccctgcACTAGGCATGGAGTCTGCAATTGGAAGCCCAACTTCTGCCTGCTGGGCCCCTGCCCCTGCGGCAGcatcccctccctgcttcctgttGAAGTCCACCTGGGGGCACCCTCGcaatgggggaggaggaggccacTCCAAACCCAAGGCTGCagtgtcagctgcagcagacgcCAGTTCTGCCTTCTCTGCAGCTTGGAGCACCTCACCCATGTGCACAGACTCTCCTGTCTCCACCTCACAGCGCCCCCCTCCCATCACGGATCCTGGTGCCCCTCCCTCCACGGGCCTGCCAATCATTCCTGCTGGcagttccagcccctctccctgcatATCTACAGGCCTGGCTCCCTGGGCAGCTGCTGACACTGAGGTCACCCCCATGGACACTACTCCGGCTCCCCAGCCTCTGCTCGAGGGCTCTGCAGCTGGCTCCAGTGGGAGCATCTCCTCACCTGCCCTGGCCCTTCAGATGTCCCCCAGGGACAGCATGGCCTCAGTCACCAGCAGCCTGTCCCCACTGAGGTTCTGTGGCCGCACCCCAACTCCCAAACTTCCCACGAACCCTGGAGCCGTGGCCCAGTCCAAATCAGGGGCCCCTGATGGGCAGCAGCATGGAGCCACCACCTTACCAAGCTCTCTCCAGAAGGGCACACGGGCTGCGCCAGCCACACCCCGAGCCCCAACCTCTgcaccaggccagcctgctggggaCAGCACCACATGGGCAGTTTTTGGGGTGGCAACACCCACACCTTCCATCTTGGGCACCCATAGCAGCACCTGGCCAGGTCTTGCTGCCACCCCAGCTGTCTTCCCTTCTGGCACAGCCCACGCCTCGGGCTTGGCCCCTGCCACCTACAAGCGGAGCACTGTGACCCATGCTGGGACCAGGATGAGGCAGCCACAGTCACAGTTTGGCAGCAGAAGCCACGTGCCCTTCAGGTTACAGGTCTTGGTAGCGTCTAAGGGCTTTGACAGCAGATCTGCTCTGTCATTTTTGACCCGTTCCTTCAGTGCCCTCAGCCTTAGAGCACAGACGAGTGTGGCCCCAAGCACCACACACCGCTATGGGGGCAGCTTGGGCCAGAACACCTGGGGGCCCCCTCCCCAGAGCGTCCCAATGGTGACTGCAAGACCCAGCACCAGGCAGAACCCCGGGTCTGGATGCACTACTGCCCCTTCCTCAAGCCGCATCCCTGGGGGCCTGTGCAGGAAGAGACGCCTTACTTCCGGCTGA